The DNA region GGAGGTAAAGTTAACGTTGGCGATAAAAATGATGTTCGCTTCGTCGTAAATAGCGGAAGCGGTATCGGACGATACATCGGCTTGAACATTGTTAATGACGGTGTATTCAATGCATCAGGAGAAATTGAGGCAATCGATATCACTGCCTACTCTGTTGCTTACCGTCACCAATGGAACGATCAATGGCGAAGCAACATAATATATGCAGGTTTCGAGGCCGATAACGATGTCACTCTTACCGGTTTGGGTGCGACTGAGAGCACAAATAGCTTCCGCATCAACTTACTGCATTCACCAACTAAAAATTTAACTTTCGGTATTGAGCTTGCTCATGCTGAGCGAGAAACTGAAGCTGGCTTTGGCGGTGACATGGATCGCCTACAATTTTCGGCAAAGTACGCGTTTTAACTCCCTACCCTGACATATGTTTCAACGCAGTTTTTGTCTATTCGGGCCACCCTTTGGTGGCCCATTTTTATCTTTCCTACGCTGATTATTTCTTTACAGCGCCTTGTACATCATTCATCGACAATCCACCGCTTCCTTCATTAAGAATAGTGACGCCATTAGCAAGACGATTTAAATTAATGCCGCCTGAACCATCATCGATGGTGACGTGCCCGGTAATATCTTCAACGGTCAAGCTGCCAGAACCATCATCAACTTCAACCGTGCCTCCGACTTTACTAATCAAAGTACTTCCGGAACCATCGTCAACTTTGACATTCCCAGTCACTTGTTGAATTCGAATACTACCAGAGCCATCATCGAGCACTAAGCTGCCCTTTAAGTTTTCAATAGAAAAACTACCGCTTCCATCCTTAACATCAACATCACCCTCAATATCATTGAGTGAAATAGAACCTGATCCATCGTTTAGTTTCAGTCCACCGCCAATGGCTTTTACTTCAATAAATCCAGAACCATCGTTGATATCTAACATCATCTGGTAAGGCACTTTTATCGTGAGATCGATTTTTGGTCCATCTCCCCACCAATTACTTCGATTGTTACTATTAGCGTCAGCAACTAAAATTGCACTGTCGCCACTCTGCTCCAAGGTTAACTTAAAATTATCTTCATCAACTTGTAAGTCAGCAACAACTTGAATTTCACTGAGCGAAGAACTTCCTTCAATCTTTAAGAATCCGGCCCCAACATCAACTTTAAACTTCGACAGATCGGCCGCCTGAATATTTAACGTTCGCTGCTCTTCAATATCGAAAGAACCCGCATAAGCATTACTTGCTAAAATCAACCCGATGATGGATGCAGTAACTTTAAGTTTCATAATTTTCCCTCGCTGTGTTTTATTCTTAGATAAATTGGTCATAAATTGAAGTAACTAAATTGTTTGATAACGTATCAGCACGACTACAGATTTCTAAGCGCAATAATTTCTAAGCGCAATAAAAATGTCAGTTAAACTAAACAATAGATGAATCTTCGAAATACATTAGCAAGCATCGTTCCAACTAAAAATAGTCTTATATTTCAACAAGATAGTATATCAAAGTGTATTTTAAATAGATTAGACGCAACTTCGCCGAAAAAAGTTTAGTCAAAATGACCAATTAGTGAGTGTTTCAAGGGTCGGCTAGCTCTGTATCAGCTGACGGCGACGAAACTGATGTTTAAATGAACCTTTAAATGCAGCGATCACTGGCTCAGTTGCTCGCTTACGCTTACAGATAATTCCCAACTCGAATGGTTTCGGAGCAAAATCACTGGTCAATACTTGCACTCGATCAACCACAGGGCTGTTCAAGATCACCGGCGTCGGGGCTAAAGCAATACCGCAACCTAAAGCAACTAAACTGACAATGGCTTCGTGACCTGCAACTTTTGCGTAAACATTGGGCTTAAACTTCATTCTTTCACACCACTCTAATACGCGTTCTTTCGCGGGACCAGACTCTGGCATAATAAAAGGTAAGGCAGCCCAATCAACACGTTCGCTCATTAAGTTTTCGGTAAAATGTGTTTGAATATTGGGTGCGATTAGCTGCAACGAGATGTCGCCGACGCGTTGAAAATCATACTGTGTCGATAACTTTTCTGGTTTTACAGCAAAGGCGACGTCAACAGCGTCGGTTTTAACCTTATGAAAAGCTTGAGCAACATCACCCGTTTCCAATATTAATTCAACACTTGGGAACTCGCGTCTAAATCCTTCCAGAATCTCATTCAAAAATAAATGCGCCGCCGTTAATGTGCAGAAAATCGAAAGCTTTCCTCCGATTTGTGGCGTTTTGTCTAGCTCACGCTTTAAATTCTTCCATTGCTGCAAAACCTGTTGCGCAAAGCTCAAAAAATGCCGTCCTGCTTGAGTTAACATGACATTTCTGTTGTCTCTCACAAACAACTCTTGCTCTGCTTCTTGCTCTAGCCGTTGAATCATACGACTCAAGGTTGATGGCGTCACAAAAATGATTTCGGCTGTTTTCGCAAAACTTAAGTTATCGGCAAGCATTACAAAGGCTTGTAGTTCTCGTATATTCACAGGCATTCTGTTTGTTGCGTATTTTGCAATACTATATAGCATATAAATCACTTCACGCAACAAATAGAAGTCCGTATGCTGATGACTAAATGATCAATTAGCTAGCCTGTTCAGCGTAACCCGCATATCGCAGACGCGTTATCCTCGGTTATCTAACTAAGCAGCATCGACAATGAGAATACTTAAATGAGCAACTATTTTTCAGAACTGTCTTTCCGAGAGCAACGCCAACAACTAGGCCAATGTCGCTTTATGTCGAGAGAAGAGTTTCGAGATGGATGCGAAGTGCTGAAAGATAAAAGTATCGTCATTGTTGGCTGTGGTGCTCAAGGACTGAATCAAGGATTAAATATGCGAGATTCAGGGCTTAAGGTCAGCTACGCATTGCGAAACTCCGCTATTGAAAGTAAAAACACCTCTTTCCAACGAGCAAACTCTCATGGCTTTGCCGTTGGACGCTATGAAGATTTAATACCTAATGCTGACCTGGTATATAACCTCACCCCTGACAAACAACACGCTGACGTTGTTCATCAACTGATGTCACTAATGAAAAAGAATTCGGTATTAGCCTATTCTCACGGATTTAACATCGTTGAGCAGAATCAATCCATTCGTGATGATATAACGGTTGTGATGTGCGCGCCAAAATGCCCAGGAACGGAAGTGCGAGAGGAATACAAACGAGGGTTTGGTGTTCCCACGTTAATAGCGGCGCATCCAAACCACGACCCAAGTAACCTTGGGTTAGTGATTGCAAAAGCGCTTGCTTCCGCAACTGGAGGCGATCGCGCAGGCGTTTTAGAATCATCTTTTGTCGCAGAAGTTAAATCCGACTTGATGGGAGAGCAAACCATTTTATGTGGAATGCTACAAACGGCTTCTATACTCGCATTTGAAAAAATGGTCGATGCAAAAATCGATGCAGGCTACGCAGCAAAGCTCATTCAACAGGGTCTCGAAACCATTACAGAAGCATTAAAAATCGGCGGGATCACCCACATGATGGATCGTCTCGATAATCCATCAAAGATTGTTGCGTTTGACTTATCCGAACAAGTGAAACGCTTATTAGCACCGCTATTTTATCAACATATGGATGATATTTTATCGGGTCGTTTTTCATCCGAAATGATGGACGATTGGAAAAATAATGATCGCGCTCTACTAACCTGGCGCGAACAAACCGCGGCTAGCGCTTTCGAGAAAGCTCCGAATAGTGATGAATATATTAATGAACAAGAATATTTTGACAAAGGCATTTTACTCGTTGCGTTAGTCAAAGCCGGCGTTGAATTAGCCTTTGATGTGATGGTTGAATCCGGAATTTTACCCGAGTCAGCTTATTATGAATCGTTACATGAAACGCCACTAATCGCGAATACTATTGCACGTAAGCGATTGTATGAAATGAATGTGGTGATTTCAGACACGGCGGAGTATGGAAATTACTTGTTCGCAAACCGCGCCGTTCCGCTGTTAAGAGAACAATTAATGCCAAACATCAGCACTCAATTGATCGGACACAAACTCGATCTAAGTTCATTAGCGGTCGACAATCAAAAGCTTGTTGATATCAACCAAAAAATTCGACAGCACCCTGTTGAACGAATAGGAGCTCAACTACGCGGATACATGACCGATATGAAAGCGATAGTGCAATCGGAAACTAAGACAAGTTAGAGTGCAAAATAGATTGACTTCCCAATCTGCAATTGCTCAGTTCGCCCTACAGAAATGTAGGGCTTTTTTTCAATAAGTTCTACTCTCGCCTTGCCATAACAAGGGTAAACAATGGATACGTCGAATACCTTACAAAGAGATGTCTCAGGCCAAACCTCTGCATTCCAAGAAACGTTATTTTCTGGTGCAGAGTTAGTTATTAAAACATTACAAGATCTCGATGTTAAACTATTGTTCGGTTATCCCGGCGGTGCTGTTTTGGATATATATGATGCACTATTCGCGCAATCAAGTATTCAACATATATTGGTTCGTCATGA from Pleionea litopenaei includes:
- the ilvY gene encoding HTH-type transcriptional activator IlvY; protein product: MLYSIAKYATNRMPVNIRELQAFVMLADNLSFAKTAEIIFVTPSTLSRMIQRLEQEAEQELFVRDNRNVMLTQAGRHFLSFAQQVLQQWKNLKRELDKTPQIGGKLSIFCTLTAAHLFLNEILEGFRREFPSVELILETGDVAQAFHKVKTDAVDVAFAVKPEKLSTQYDFQRVGDISLQLIAPNIQTHFTENLMSERVDWAALPFIMPESGPAKERVLEWCERMKFKPNVYAKVAGHEAIVSLVALGCGIALAPTPVILNSPVVDRVQVLTSDFAPKPFELGIICKRKRATEPVIAAFKGSFKHQFRRRQLIQS
- the ilvC gene encoding ketol-acid reductoisomerase; protein product: MSNYFSELSFREQRQQLGQCRFMSREEFRDGCEVLKDKSIVIVGCGAQGLNQGLNMRDSGLKVSYALRNSAIESKNTSFQRANSHGFAVGRYEDLIPNADLVYNLTPDKQHADVVHQLMSLMKKNSVLAYSHGFNIVEQNQSIRDDITVVMCAPKCPGTEVREEYKRGFGVPTLIAAHPNHDPSNLGLVIAKALASATGGDRAGVLESSFVAEVKSDLMGEQTILCGMLQTASILAFEKMVDAKIDAGYAAKLIQQGLETITEALKIGGITHMMDRLDNPSKIVAFDLSEQVKRLLAPLFYQHMDDILSGRFSSEMMDDWKNNDRALLTWREQTAASAFEKAPNSDEYINEQEYFDKGILLVALVKAGVELAFDVMVESGILPESAYYESLHETPLIANTIARKRLYEMNVVISDTAEYGNYLFANRAVPLLREQLMPNISTQLIGHKLDLSSLAVDNQKLVDINQKIRQHPVERIGAQLRGYMTDMKAIVQSETKTS